A window of Fragaria vesca subsp. vesca linkage group LG7, FraVesHawaii_1.0, whole genome shotgun sequence contains these coding sequences:
- the LOC101314137 gene encoding mavicyanin-like has translation MARITAALAVIALFAVFPSMDATQYIVGDDQGWNSGVDYYSWMDGKTFHVGDSLVFNYVPGDHNVIVAANYDVYDKCATTPNLGIWTSGNDVLTLPTTGTYYFLCEFHCDYTEQRIMVEVNS, from the exons ATGGCAAGAATCACTGCTGCTCTTGCTGTGATTGCCTTGTTTGCTGTATTTCCGAGCATGGATGCAACGCAGTATATTGTTGGTGATGACCAGGGTTGGAATTCTGGTGTTGATTACTATTCTTGGATGGATGGCAAAACGTTTCATGTCGGAGATTCTTTAG TTTTCAATTATGTACCTGGGGATCACAATGTGATTGTAGCAGCTAATTATGATGTGTATGACAAGTGTGCTACTACTCCAAACTTGGGAATCTGGACAAGTGGCAATGACGTTCTAACCTTGCCCACCACAGGCACCTATTATTTCTTGTGTGAATTTCACTGCGACTACACCGAGCAGAGGATTATGGTAGAGGTGAACAGTTGA
- the LOC101314419 gene encoding stellacyanin-like — translation MARVSTALVLIALVVVFPSMVLATQYVVGDGLGWSGDVNYDDWVDGKTFYVGDVLVFSYIATDHNVVLATNEDNYNNCVASPNLAVYDTGNDILTLNEAGTYYFLCSYHCDFLQQKVMITVN, via the exons ATGGCACGAGTGAGCACTGCTCTGGTGTTGATTGCACTCGTCGTTGTTTTTCCGAGCATGGTTTTGGCGACACAATATGTTGTTGGAGATGGTTTAGGCTGGAGTGGTGATGTTAATTACGACGATTGGGTTGATGGCAAAACTTTCTACGTTGGAGATGTTTTAG TTTTCAGTTACATCGCAACTGACCACAACGTTGTTTTAGCTACCAATGAGGACAATTATAACAATTGTGTTGCATCTCCAAACTTGGCTGTGTACGACACTGGCAATGATATACTGACATTGAATGAAGCTGGAACCTACTATTTCTTATGTTCATATCACTGCGACTTTCTTCAGCAGAAGGTTATGATCACTGTGAACTGA
- the LOC101314708 gene encoding blue copper protein-like: MKISAGPLVIAFLVVFPSMVLAKQYVVGDDEGWNGNVDYQAWADDKTFELGDVLIFKYDAGSHNVAQAFNEDGYDSCTSSPEFGVYTSGNDALTFNLVGSYYFLCDYHCDSDQHKVMINIVK, encoded by the exons ATGAAAATCAGTGCTGGTCCTCTTGTGATAGCCTTTCTCGTTGTTTTTCCGAGTATGGTTTTGGCGAAACAGTATGTCGTCGGAGATGATGAAGGCTGGAATGGTAATGTTGATTACCAAGCTTGGGCTGATGACAAAACTTTCGAACTTGGAGATGTTTTAA TTTTCAAATACGATGCTGGTAGCCATAACGTTGCTCAAGCGTTTAATGAAGATGGCTATGATAGTTGTACTTCATCACCAGAATTTGGGGTGTACACCAGTGGCAATGACGCTTTAACTTTCAATCTTGTTGGGTCCTATTATTTCTTATGTGACTACCATTGTGATTCTGATCAACATAAAGTTATGATCAATATTGTAAAATAG